A region of Capra hircus breed San Clemente chromosome 11, ASM170441v1, whole genome shotgun sequence DNA encodes the following proteins:
- the LOC102169111 gene encoding olfactory receptor 1L8-like: protein MERLNQTSRVSEFILLGLSSWPEDQKPLFILFLILYLVTITGNLLIILAIHSDSQLQTPMYFFLSVLSFTDVCFTTTIVPRMLVNFLSHNTISYAGCLTQMYFIYALGNTDSWLLVVMAFDCYVAICDPFHYVTIMSHHRCVLLVAFSCSLPHFHSLLHTLLLNQVTFCDSNIIHHFLCDFSPLVKLSCSSTFVNEIVMMIEGSVFLVTPFLCIAFSYIRILLAVLKIPSAAGKRKAFSTCGSHLTVVTLFYGSIFYVYLQPVSTYTVRDHMATIVYTVLTSTLNPFIYSLRNKDLKQGLRKLLVGRKP from the coding sequence ATGGAAAGACTCAACCAAACCAGCAGAGTCTCTGAATTCATCCTCCTGGGACTCTCCTCATGGCCTGAGGACCAGAAGCCACTCTTCATCCTCTTCCTCATCTTATACCTGGTCACCATAACAGGGAACCTGCTCATCATCCTGGCCATCCACTCTGACTCTCAGCTCCAAACCCCCATGTATTTCTTCTTGAGTGTCCTGTCTTTCACTGACGTTTGCTTCACAACAACCATTGTCCCCAGGATGCTGGTGAACTTTCTGTCACATAACACCATCTCCTATGCTGGGTGTCTGACCcagatgtattttatatatgcCTTGGGCAACACTGACAGTTGGCTTCTAGTAGTCATGGCCTTTGActgctatgtggccatctgtgaCCCCTTCCATTATGTCACCATCATGAGCCATCACCGCTGTGTCCTGCTGGTGGCCTTCTCCTGCTCATTGCCTCATTTCCACTCACTCCTACATACACTTCTACTGAATCAGGTCACTTTCTGTGACTCTAATATTATCCACCACTTCCTCTGTGACTTCAGCCCTCTGGTGAAATTATCCTGCTCCTCCACATTTGTCAATGAAATTGTGATGATGATAGAAGGATCTGTTTTTTTGGTGACTCCCTTTCTATGCATTGCTTTTTCTTATATACGAATCCTCCTTGCGGTTCTCAAAATTCCCTCAGCTGCTGGGAAACGGAAAGCCTTCTCCACGTGTGGGTCTCACCTCACTGTGGTAACACTCTTTTATGGAAGCATCTTCTATGTCTATTTACAGCCTGTGTCCACCTATACCGTCAGGGACCACATGGCAACAATTGTCTACACAGTTTTAACTTCCACCCTCAATCCCTTTATCTACAGCCTGAGAAACAAAGACCTGAAGCAGGGCCTGAGAAAGCTGTTGGTTGGAAGGAAACCATAG
- the LOC102169392 gene encoding olfactory receptor 1L8-like: MERLNQTSSVSEFILLGLSSRPEDQKPLFSLFLIIYLVTITGNLLIILAIHSDPQLHTPMYFFLSFLSFTDICFTTTIVPRMLVNFLSHKTISYAGCLTQMYFIYALGNTDSWLLVVMAFDRYVAICDPFHYVTIMSHRRCVLLVAFSCSLPHFHSLLHTLLLNHLTFCDSNTIHHFLCDLSPLMKLSCSSTFVNEIVLMTEASAFLVTPFLCIAFSYVRILITVLKIPSAARKHKAFSTCGSHLTVVTLFYGSIFYVYLQPVSTYTVRDHVATIVYTVLSSMLNPFIYSLRNKDLKQGLRKLLGRRKPQAAPS; this comes from the coding sequence ATGGAAAGACTCAACCAAACAAGTAGTGTCTCTGAATTCATCCTCCTGGGACTCTCCTCACGGCCTGAGGACCAGAAGCCACTCTTCAGCCTCTTCCTCATCATATATCTGGTCACCATAACAGGGAACCTGCTCATCATCCTGGCCATCCACTCTGACCCCCAACTGCACACCCCCATGTATTTCTTTTTGagtttcctgtctttcactgacATTTGCTTCACAACAACCATTGTCCCCAGGATGCTGGTGAACTTTCTGTCACATAAGACCATCTCCTATGCTGGGTGCCTTACCcagatgtattttatatatgcCTTGGGCAACACTGACAGTTGGCTTCTAGTAGTCATGGCCtttgaccgctatgtggccatctgtgaTCCCTTCCACTATGTCACCATCATGAGTCACCGCCGCTGTGTCTTACTGGTGGCTTTCTCCTGCTCATTGCCTCACTTCCACTCCCTCCTACACACACTTCTACTGAATCACCTCACTTTCTGTGACTCCAATACTATCCATCATTTTCTCTGTGACCTCAGCCCTCTGATGAAATTATCCTGCTCCTCCACATTTGTCAATGAAATTGTGTTGATGACAGAAGCATCTGCCTTTTTGGTGACTCCTTTTCTATGTATTGCTTTTTCTTACGTACGAATCCTCATCACGGTTCTCAAAATTCCCTCAGCTGCTAGGAAACAcaaagccttctccacctgtgggTCTCACCTCACTGTGGTAACACTCTTTTATGGAAGCATCTTCTATGTCTATTTACAGCCTGTGTCCACCTACACTGTCAGGGACCACGTGGCAACAATTGTCTACACAGTTCTGTCCTCCATGCTCAATCCTTTTATCTACAGCTTAAGAAACAAAGACCTGAAACAGGGTCTGAGGAAGCTGTTGGGCAGGAGGAAACCTCAGGCAGCACCCTCCTGA